The Brassica napus cultivar Da-Ae chromosome C7, Da-Ae, whole genome shotgun sequence genome has a segment encoding these proteins:
- the LOC111207824 gene encoding UDP-glycosyltransferase 73B5, which yields MTSEVSERIHVCFFPFMAHGHMIPILDMAKLFSSRGAKSTIITTPSNSNILEKPIEAFKHQNPGLEIGIKIFDFPSVELGLPEGCENVDFITSYQKPDAGDLFLKFLFSTKHMKQQLESFIETTKPSCIVADMFFPWATESAEKFGVPRLVFHGTSFFSLCCSYNMRTHKPHKKVATTSTPFVIPGLPGDVVITAEQANVADEETPMGKFMKEVRESESISFGVLVNSFYELESTYADFYPSFVAKRAWHIGPLSLCNREIAEKAGRGKKASIDEQECLQWLDSKTPGSVVYMSFGSGTNFTNEQLLEIAAGLEGSEQNFIWVVRKNDNKGENEEWLPEGFEERTKGKGLIIRGWAPQVLILDHKAVGGFVTHCGWNSAIEGIAAGLPMVTWPMGAEQFYNEKLLTKVLKTGVNVGATELVKKGKLISREEVEKAVREVIVGEEAEERRERAKKLGEMAKAAVEEGGSSFKDLNKFMEEVNGRK from the exons ATGACTAGCGAAGTCTCTGAGCGGATTCATGTGTGTTTCTTCCCCTTCATGGCTCACGGCCACATGATTCCTATTCTGGACATGGCCAAGCTTTTCTCTAGCAGAGGAGCCAAATCAACCATCATCACAACGCCGAGCAACTCTAACATCTTGGAGAAACCCATTGAAGCATTCAAACACCAAAACCCTGGTCTCGAAATCGGAATCAAGATCTTCGACTTCCCTAGCGTAGAGCTTGGATTGCCTGAAGGGTGCGAGAACGTTGACTTCATCACCTCATACCAAAAGCCTGACGCAGGTGACTTGTTCTTAAAGTTTCTTTTCTCTACCAAGCATATGAAACAGCAGTTGGAGAGTTTCATCGAGACAACAAAACCGAGCTGTATTGTCGCCGATATGTTCTTCCCTTGGGCGACGGAGTCCGCAGAGAAGTTCGGTGTCCCAAGACTTGTGTTCCACGGTACATCTTTCTTTTCCTTGTGTTGTTCTTACAACATGAGGACTCATAAGCCACACAAGAAAGTTGCTACGACTTCTACTCCTTTTGTAATCCCTGGTCTCCCGGGGGACGTAGTCATCACAGCAGAGCAAGCCAATGTTGCTGACGAAGAGACTCCGATGGGAAAGTTTATGAAAGAGGTCAGAGAATCGGAGTCAATTAGCTTTGGTGTTCTGGTGAATAGCTTCTACGAGCTGGAATCGACTTACGCTGATTTTTACCCTAGCTTTGTTGCTAAAAGAGCTTGGCATATCGGTCCGCTTTCGCTCTGCAACAGAGAGATAGCGGAGAAAGCTGGAAGAGGCAAGAAGGCGAGCATTGATGAGCAAGAATGCCTCCAGTGGCTCGACTCTAAGACACCTGGTTCAGTTGTTTACATGTCCTTTGGCAGTGGAACTAACTTCACCAACGAGCAACTGTTAGAGATCGCTGCTGGTCTTGAAGGCTCTGAACAAAACTTCATCTGGGTGGTTAGGAAAAATGATAACAAAG GTGAAAATGAGGAGTGGTTGCCTGAAGGGTTTGAGGAAAGAACGAAAGGTAAAGGGCTGATCATACGCGGGTGGGCTCCACAGGTGCTTATACTTGACCACAAAGCGGTTGGAGGATTTGTGACGCATTGCGGATGGAACTCGGCTATTGAGGGCATTGCTGCTGGGTTGCCTATGGTAACTTGGCCGATGGGAGCAGAGCAGTTCTACAACGAGAAGCTTTTGACAAAAGTGTTGAAAACAGGAGTGAACGTGGGAGCTACGGAGTTGGTGAAAAAAGGAAAGTTAATTAGTAGAGAGGAAGTTGAGAAGGCAGTGAGAGAAGTGATAGTTGgtgaagaagcagaagaaaggCGGGAACGGGCCAAGAAGCTAGGCGAGATGGCTAAAGCAGCTGTTGAGGAAGGAGGATCTTCTTTTAAGGATTTGAACAAGTTCATGGAAGAGGTGAATGGTAGAAAGTAG